The window CCACATTGCAAATAAGGCAGACTCACGCTTCTCCATTACATTTGTAAGTTCATCCAACCGCTTTCTCAAGCGACCTATATTGTAACCCATACTCTCCAACTCGTCCAGTGTCAACTGTAGTTCATCCTTGCTAATCCAGAAATCGGTGGCTTTTAAGCTCTGGATTTGGTCGTATGTCTCTTCAAATGTTTGATCCCATCCAGAAATCAAATTCTTACGAACCCTACCTGGGTAGGCCTGCAGTGAATGGAAGTGCGGACTCTGCGGTATGTCCCTCAGAACTTTTGAACTGTTAGTTAAGAAATTGAATTCCATACAATTGCCTCCTGCAGCAGACTTTTGCATTTCTTTAACCTCTTTTCCCAAGGTTTCAACTGAATTTAGGGTACCAAAATCTGGAACTGCTGATTCATTGATTGAAATTGCAGTCTGGCTTGATATAGGATCAggttctgtttctctctttccttcttcaacTATTTGCATTTGTTGCTCTTCTGAACATGGAAATTGTCCTTCATCGACTACATTCTCTGCATTTTCTGATTGCCAACATAAAGTTGGGGTAAAGAAAATTATACTAAATGATACAAATGTGTACAAACTCAAAATGTCTCAAGAGAAAATTAATAAACAGCACCTCATAACACCATATTTCTACTGCAAAGAGAATAATATAGAAAGGAAACCTCGCGGAAAGTGAAAGTGCTACTGCAATTTTCTACTTTAAAAAGGGGAATCCCAGGTATGTGACAACAAACTCCATATCCCAATCTCAAAGCAATTAAGAAATATACAATGGATATAACATCAACAACTCACCCGGCATTAATGTTGGTTGAAAGTCTGAAGCCGCTGATGCAGTAGAGGTTGGTGCTTCATCTAGGGCATAACTCGCACATGAAGCCAGAGATTGTGAGGAGTCGTTAGCATTCGTTACTGCTGATGAAGCTGCACCGGTAGGGAAAGAACGAGGAACTGTAACACTCGTGGAAGAAAGTTGTCCACCGGATGAAGAGGCACTAGGAATTGGACTTCTTGTTGATGTGCTAGGAAGCATTGAACCAAAGGAGGAAACAGGTACCGTAGTTACTGTGACAGAAGATTGTGAGACAGGTAATGAGAAAGATAATGGCGAAGTTTGAGAGAGGCAAGATGTATAAGCATAAACGGTGGGTTTGCCAATATAAATTGACGAACCAGTAGACGAGGAAGCAGGAATTTCCATTGTTGTTGttcttgctgctgctgttgtcgcCGGTGATATTGTTGACTCTCTAGGAAGAAAAGAATCATTTGACAAACCACATGACC is drawn from Telopea speciosissima isolate NSW1024214 ecotype Mountain lineage chromosome 1, Tspe_v1, whole genome shotgun sequence and contains these coding sequences:
- the LOC122672119 gene encoding DUF724 domain-containing protein 10-like, which gives rise to MLPSTSTRSPIPSASSSAVTNANDSSQSLASCASYALDEAPTSTASAASDFQPTLMPEEQQMQIVEEGKRETEPDPISSQTAISINESAVPDFGTLNSVETLGKEVKEMQKSAAGGNCMEFNFLTNSSKVLRDIPQSPHFHSLQAYPGRVRKNLISGWDQTFEETYDQIQSLKATDFWISKDELQLTLDELESMGYNIGRLRKRLDELTNVMEKRESALFAMWSLRTKMESHKRKKQKLEGKIYKLQMQAEKEQANINGLTDEVAKLEESLPVVDSRFESLAESPL